The genome window TTAGTATCTACTATTTGGCAGCTTTGTATCGGTAATTTCGTATTTTGATGACTACGCATACAGTAGCTTATATCATCATTTTCATGCCAAATGCCAAATTCAGCCCTAGAGCGAAATCCACTCTCATCTGAGTCAAAAAACTCAAATTCTCCACTCCAAAACTTACTAAAAAGCTCCCTTATCTTAGCTATTTTAAGCTGCTTTTGCTCACTATAGCTAAGAGTCAAAACACAACTTCCACAATCTTCTAAATACCTACAATCCACGCTTATACCCTACTCTTTTTCAAAGAAAAATCCAGCCCAACTTTGTGTAGTTGGCATAACTTCAAGGCTATTGATATTTACATGTTTTGGTAAATTTATACAATCAAGCACAATCTTAGCTATATCATCAGCTTCAAGGTAGCTTGTCCCATCATATACAGCATTGCTTTTTTGCTCATCGCCTTTATAACGAACAAGGCTAAACTCAGTCTTAGCAATTCCAGGAGCTATCTCAGTAACTCTAATATTATCACCCTTAAGGTCATTTCTAAGATTAAAGCTAAACTGCTTTACAAAGGCCTTTGTCGCACCATATACATTTCCACCAGGATATGGCCACTGACCAGCTACAGAACCAAGATTAAATATATATCCACTTTTTCTTTTAGTCATAATAGGCAAAACCGCCTTTGTAGTATATAAAAGCCCCTTGATATTTGTATCTATCATAGTTTCAAAATCATCTAAACTAGCCTCATTTACACGCTCAAGCCCAAGAGCTAGCCCAGCATTATTAATCAAAATTTCAATATCTCTAAACTCACTTGGAAGACTCTCTACGGCATTAAATACTGCTTTTTTATCCCTTATATCACAAGCTATTATATGCGTATTTTTTAGCTCATTTGCTAAAGCCTCAAGTCTATCTTGACGGCGACCAAGTAGTATTAGCTTATAGCCATCTTTTGATAATATTCTAGCCATCGCTTCGCCAAAGCCAGATGTAGCCCCAGTTATAAAAGCTGTATTTTTCATCTTTAATCCTTAAATTTTATCATTTTGCGGGATAAATAGTTGATAGCTATCACCCAAAATATAGTGCAAACGATTAATATCTTTAGAAAAAATCGCCCCAAATTTACTATCCATAATCTTGCTACTAAAGCTTAAAAACTGCAATATATTCTCATTATTTTTAAGCTTTATTAGTGGATTTGTGCCATCATTTACGATATTTACCTTTTTATCAAAGATTTTTGATAAGCTCTCAAAATGCTCCCTTAGCTCTTTACTATCATCATCAAATTTGTTATCAAAATGGTAAAAATCTATACTAAAATCAAGCTGCTTACAGCAATCCATAATTACACTAGAGTTGCTCTCAGCATCGGTTTTATCGCCTAAAATTACACCTTTTTTAACGCTATTTAACCCGCTTGTTCCGATTTTTAATACTGGAACTTTTAAAGCCTCATAGCCCTTTTTATATAGATTAAATGCTGTACCATTAGTAACTACTAGACCGATATCAAGCTCATTCATTTTAGATTTTTGGATAGATATTGTAGTGCTAAAGTAGTCAATTTTGATAAAGATACTATCTGATCTAAGCTCTTTAATATCGCTAAAAATTTTACTAAGAGTTGGATTTACTACCTTTATATATAGCTTTTTGCTATTTA of Campylobacter vicugnae contains these proteins:
- a CDS encoding SDR family NAD(P)-dependent oxidoreductase, with the protein product MKNTAFITGATSGFGEAMARILSKDGYKLILLGRRQDRLEALANELKNTHIIACDIRDKKAVFNAVESLPSEFRDIEILINNAGLALGLERVNEASLDDFETMIDTNIKGLLYTTKAVLPIMTKRKSGYIFNLGSVAGQWPYPGGNVYGATKAFVKQFSFNLRNDLKGDNIRVTEIAPGIAKTEFSLVRYKGDEQKSNAVYDGTSYLEADDIAKIVLDCINLPKHVNINSLEVMPTTQSWAGFFFEKE